One stretch of Chiloscyllium plagiosum isolate BGI_BamShark_2017 chromosome 17, ASM401019v2, whole genome shotgun sequence DNA includes these proteins:
- the ccne1 gene encoding G1/S-specific cyclin-E1, translated as MPRKSELVDQSTKTEETNRDVLRTRKRKADVAICLQDLDEVSEGQSAKPYEKEAYWRSVANCMSPYRPHSTTCTNPDETVTSRSSSYMQYRFKNVLATPTRASPLPIFCWGNHEEVWNILLKKEQAYLRDKDVFQKHPLLQPKMRAILLDWLMEVCEVYKLHRETLYLAQDFFDRFMATQQNIVKTRLQLIGISALFIAAKLEEIYPPKLHQFAYVTDGACTEEEILNMELVVMKALKWNLCPITIVSWLNIYMQIAYLQEMYEILIPQYPQEMFVQVMELLDLCILDFRCLEFTYGVTAASALYHFSSCELVHKVSG; from the exons ATGCCCAGAAAAAG TGAATTAGTAGACCAATCAACAAAGACCGAAGAAACGAACAGGGATGTGCTGCGTACCCGAAAGCGAAAAGCAGACGTTGCCATT TGTTTGCAAGACTTGGATGAAGTTTCGGAAGGACAGTCTGCGAAACCATATGAAAAGGAG GCTTACTGGAGATCTGTAGCCAACTGTATGAGTCCATACAGACCCCATTCAACAACATGCACAAATCCAGATGAGACGGTTACATCACGTTCTTCTAGTTATATGCAGTACAGGTTCAAAAATGTTTTAGCCACTCCAACTAGAGCTTCACCATTACCAATATTCTG CTGGGGAAATCATGAAGAAGTATGGAATATCCTTCTGAAGAAGGAGCAGGCTTACTTGAGGGACAAAGATGTTTTTCAAAAGCATCCACTCTTGCAACCTAAGATGAGAGCTATTCTTCTTGACTGGCTAATGGAG GTTTGTGAAGTCTACAAGCTACATAGAGAGACACTTTATTTAGCCCAAGACTTTTTCGATAGATTTATGGCAACACAACAAAACATTGTGAAGACTCGATTACAGCTTATTGGTATATCAGCTTTATTTATCGCTGCAAAACTAGAG GAAATCTACCCACCAAAGCTACACCAGTTTGCCTATGTTACTGATGGAGCTTGCACAGAAGAAGAAATCCTTAACATGGAACTTGTTGTTATGAAG GCTCTCAAGTGGAATTTGTGCCCGATAACAATTGTGTCTTGGCTCAACATCTACATGCAAATTGCATATTTGCAGGAAATGTATGAAATATTAATACCACAGTACCCACAAGAAATGTTTGTTCAAGTAATGGAG CTATTGGATCTCTGTATCTTGGATTTCAGATGTTTGGAGTTCACATATGGAGTTACAGCAGCTTCAGCTCTGTATCACTTTTCTTCTTGTGAATTAGTTCACAAAGTCTCAG GATAA